The Ptychodera flava strain L36383 chromosome 16, AS_Pfla_20210202, whole genome shotgun sequence region TAACTGTTGTTGCAGGTGAAAGTTTTGTAGAGTCTACTCTTTAACAGATCACCATGGCACCAGACATGATTAGCATTGCAAACCCATAATACTGCCTAGAGAAAAGTGACTAAAAGATGTGATATCACAAAAACTTGACTTTGACATTGTGTATTTTCTCTTCTATAATTCAGGTTTGCATCTAAATTGATTGCTGGTGTCCTGGATTACAAAGTGATGGTAGACAGGTGAGAGAGTCAACAGTCATGTGATGGTCATGTGGATGTTTTCAATAGTCATGTGACAGTTACAGCAAAATGACCAACATTAATAAACACCAAGATTATTTTCGGAAGGCTATTGGGCAACTTTAAATAAAGGATTATTTCGTGCCAATGGCAGTCACTGTATGTTGAGTTTGTCACTGTTCTATGTTCAATTCAATAACAagacaaatacaaacaaatgtgaaaatttactctTAATCTTTgtgtgaaaatgacaaagtaatGACCCtttaatgaaaaacattttttactttttcacatgaataaaatattttaccccTGCCTTtactttttctgttttctctcaCTTGTGAAAATCTTCCAATTGACATGATGGGTGGACAGCCATTATGCATGGACCAATATAACTACAAAATCTTGTCTTCATGTCGGATCCCTGGCCCCAAGCGAGACTCTGTTGTGGTGTATCCTGGCAACAAGGCCAATGCACTAAGCACATCATAGTCATACATAATAACCACGTGAGtataagggaccgtctcagattgtcgcagaagttcaaaaagcgaaatttattcgtttaggggggagggggtttgacctccattcaattagtgaacttcactttcgcacttttattttgtgatcacaagttttcgtgtgtttattttaaattaaagaaaaactgcacactcgtgccaacaaatttgtaactgtttccatctcgtttgtgccccaaacacaatttaccgataggaacattgtatcctaaacatttcattcattaaatatacaaagacaaaaagtatcatttttaaaatgtgctatttataagcgtctgctctgaccactagatgtctttattctcacttgttatgcacctggtcatagtcgttttaatatgattgaacatgcctgggcccccttgtcaaattttttcgcttatttaccgcccctaccaagtacaaattgcgtgttcacaaagacagagaacagcacaagagatgcaaaaagggaaagtaaaataaaatgaaacttttatgcggtaaaatgccctgttagtactcaaatctgatcgtttactttaattgtaatgtggcaaggggaatacgtctttagtagctatagcaaaatgcaacattgtactctcaggcagacatgaacattttgcacttttgaagtttcgtttagggggaggggggagggggttttgatctaaacgaagaaatttcgtttcttgaacttctgcgacaatctgagacggtccctaactGTTACCCGTGTGACTGTCACATGACCAGTTTCAAGTAACTGTGGTCTGTCATTGGTGGGTGTTTGAAAGTCACATGCTAATCTTTGCATGTGTGAAGgtatatgtacatttttctACACCTTTGTCAGAATGCTGCCATTTTCGTCAATGTAATTCATCAATAGCTGATGTTAATATCTGACAtcttcttatgtttttttcttgattCAGTTTTTTACCCTAGACGTGTACTACCCAAGTGGTAGACCTCTTGGCATTGATGAGCTGTTTGCACAGTTGGAGAAGATTATCAACATGTCAACCAAGAGGGCAAGACTAGTCGGTATTCTCACAACTGAACACAGGAATACCTGGGGCAAAGTCTACAGGAAACTCAGAAAATTAGGTATCTCTCCTTTTAAGGAGGCagataaatgacatttctgataTAAATTGTAGACTTTGGTCAGTTTTACCCCTTTGCCTGCGTTGCAGaattttttactttcaaaattttacaatgagtaCCGGTAGTGTTTTTAGGAGAGTATAAAACCCAAGTACAATGCTTCTTGGATGGTTACCCGTGGAAGTGAATCCATCTGACACTCACCCTGAACCTATACCTGGCCCTTGCCCTGAGTGGCTAAGTAGGCAATGTATGTCTGTCCTTACACCAaatacatacagatacatatatacacatatctGTGTATTGCCAAACCAATGGTGTTTGCAATAATTATTATTGAGAGACTTCAGACAAATAGAACTGCGGCACTTTTACTTCAATCTCCTCAATGTCGAAGGACTGACAGTTCATATTTCTGATTTCAGACAAGGCAAACAAGAAAATTCTAGAAGCAATAGAGAGGTCCATATTTGTACTTTGCCTCGATGAACACACAATCAACGTCCCAGTTGATCAGAGGCTCAGTGGACTTGCATGTCAGATGTTGCACGGCGGAGGTAGTGCTAAAAACAGTGGCAATAGATGGGCCGATAAAACGCTACAGGTAAGGAAACATTTCTTCAGAAGAGAATTTCAGTGAAGGTTATATGTACCTCAAAACAGAATGCTTCAAAGTATTTCTCAAACTTAcatcaaggaaactttaaaccaatgTAGATAGAAAATTTGACCAATGTAGATAGAAAACTCCATAGACACATTCttcttttaaaggtatactgtcacctgttccaattttgccacagttaccatggaaagagaaaatctaaccaatatattttaagtgggtggctgctttttgaatatcaaggaatgcccctttgaccatatatgggcatatttagattacagttgactgtatatctttaaaacttcaaatttatgtttgtacatgtatggaagTACATCAATACACAGCTAAATCTCTTAACTAGGTTTTTCTTAAAACCATGGGTAAATATACAAAAGCCTTGGATAGTAAGTTTGAAACTTTCATTGGCATGCTTGCTGGATCTGGAGGTCAAATCCTACATCAAAGTCAGCTCAATATGCCAAGTACTATGTATATTTCACACTGAGCTCCATCAGAATGTATTAAAGGGGCaatcctcaatccctggttcttgtATTACTCCTttttgatattgtgtatataaaTGGTGTTAGCACTTATTTTACCATTGAAATATTCATCAAGTTGATCAATTTATTTTAGATAACACTGAAATGACCTGGCCCTTAAAGCATTGCTAAAAATTGTCATTAGCATGGACTAGTAGATGTCTACTGAGTGTGAGGGTCtgaaatatgtgaaaatgttcttaaattaataaataaataaatgataattaataaataatacATTCAATTTGATAATTTCTTGAGAAACATATGATCTGGTTATTTCCATGGTATAGTTTATTGTAGGCAGAGAAGGAAATTGCGGCATCTCCTGTGAACATTCCCTGGCTGATGGACCGCCAATGGTATCTATGCTTGATCACAGCCTCACTTTCATGTGAGTACACAGTCTACCGTAaaccattaaccctttcaccaggatggtttggcccaaacccaattgttgtcaatggtgagGATGGATCTGGTTACAGAGAATTAGGATGCACAGGTCAAACCTTTCCCCCTTTTGCCTTTGTACTGTTCCAATTTTACCATTGAGAAATATTAGAGTTATAGCAATAGGGGTGATATTGTGTCCCAATGAGGCCCTGCTCTGGCCAAAGCACCATCTCTTTACTGTACCATTGGAAGTTGAAAAGGCTCCtgtaaagggatacagtcatatgggacccatatgaccaatgtaaacactgtatccaaggtacttGCACCGTCACAGTTCCAGTGACTCTTTCCCTTAACGTAGACTGGGTCCTACCTTCATTAGgaaaacaactttttttttAGCTTCTATATAGCAACTTGACCCCCAGCGTTATGGTGATTTGTTCAGTATAACCCCCTAGCATTATGGTGATTAGCAAAATCGTTCAGTGTAACTCCCCATAGCATTGTGGTGATTTGCAAAATTGTTCAATGTGGGCCAAGTATTTTTCAGTGTTGAAAAAGATACAGGAAGTGTTCatggattttttgaaaaataagatgttaaaattttttcttacaccaaaatCTTGGAAATTAGCCCCCACAATTGGTAGACCAGAGGAGtattgaaaacatttgaacacctgaatatctgtccctaaggaacgttctaccttaatgaaatCATTAAATCACACTTTCTCTCTTGCCATGTAATGTTAGAAAATTATATCAATTGCctttgaaaattggaaaaaaataagtcTACAACCTTTCCTCATGGACAATGAACTCAAATTGCAGCTAGTTGTTCATAGTTTGTGTGATAAGTACTGTGAGATTCCAATATTTCGATTAGAACTTTTGACCAGCCATTAATccatagaataatttgtacagtAGAGAAGGATGTATAGAAGGTGAATGCACAACAAACTCATATAGCTATTTTACCAAGTGAATATCATTAAATTCGCAAAGTCACACGTAAAAAGATGATCCTGAAAGATATCGatagttgtcaatcattttgcgTAATATTTGATGTTTGCCCCGCTGCCCTACATCTAATATTTTTACATAATGAGCAATgcaacacaaaaaaacaacagccttttttttttactttcagaGAAAAGGTGGGCAATGTTCCAAAATCTGCTCCCATCAATCTTCCAGATCCGAAACGACTAGAATTCAAAGTAAATGATGAACTTTTACAGGATATAGAAATCGCAGAGCAACATCTTGATACATGAGTATTGCAGGTGTAGATTAGTTGCTGGCGATGTGATGGATTGTTCAGAACTTTGCTCAATGTTGTTTACCTTTAAGTCATCAAAAGTTCATTGAATCTGATCACTACAAACTTTAGGTGTGTTTAAATGGAAATAAATTTTGGGGTTAAAATGACGGCTGTACCAGGGTGAGTTTTTACGTCAATCAGTTAAGTGTAACTgtattttctctcattaattCCGCCATCaagatgtaaaatatattttaagttTACAAAACTCATCAAGCAGCCATAGGTAATAGGAAGGTGTAACTGCTGCCATTGTAAATCAAAGATGATAAAGAATGAAGGAGTTAGTCTGATGTACTTGAATCAAGCATTGTTGCCTGTCAGCTGATATCAGTTGTAGCCTCTGACACTTGTTGCCTTTCAGTTGATTAGAGTTGTAGTGCTATACCATAAAGGGGTTTCTCACATCTCTTCATCATAGGATGGTTGATGACCTGCAAGTGCATGCCATTCAATTCAAACCATTTGGCAAAAACATCCCTAAGGCCAACAGAATGAGTCCTGATGCATTTATCCAAGTTGCCTTGCAATTGGCGTATTACAGGTGAGTATATAAAGCTGTGATATTTTGGCTACCACTTAGGTTATAAACAGCTAGCAGTGGTTTTTTGGTAGTGGATACAAGATCTTTTAGGTGAAAATTAGTGTAACTGGTGAAAAATACCCACCTTGCTTCCATCTGTGATTATTTGGttattatttcacccaaatatgataatttttacCCCAGCGGTCATACATCTGCAACCAAATATCCGAGTGCACCATTTATAAACTAAGTTTGATATGATAAAGTTGAAATACAGGTGGACAATGTAGTTATTTCAGATGCAAAGTTGGGACAAGGGTTCAAGAACCTCACCACAAACTCTACACGGACTTGTCAGTATGAGCCATGTACTCGTGTGCATAGTACAGTTGATTTTGTGTAATAGGTAACTCAACAGTACATCAATTTAAATCATTAATTTGAAGAATTTATTTGGAAACAATCaacaagaaactgaaaaatacaCACTTTGGGTGCTCTATGTTGTTGCTTTGGGTCAGTGGATAACAGTCATACTTACgcttttttaaaattcatttgtgcTTAGAATTTACAGTCAGCCTACTGCCACCTATGAGCTAGCTAAGAGTGCGTCCATGAGGAGATACCGACTTGGTCGCACTGATGCTGTCAGATCATGTACCATTGACTCAGTGAATTTCTGCAAGGCAATGCTGAATGAAAAAAAGACGGTGAGTTTTGTTCATCTGgttgagattttttttttttcagtccatcatccaacgggtgttagcccaattacagagGTATGCATAACCCACTAACTCCCCAATGGAAcgctgaggagtaaagtgccttgctcaggggcacaacactgtgctagagtcttgaactcaccatcctctgacagtgagtccattactctggacctactgGGTCTTGAACcgcgggtctcgaactcaccatcctccgtcCTGAGTctgttaccctaaccactggtccacggtgcctccttattagtccccacggacaccgtccggggggacttataggtttggtcatgtccgtgcgtgtgtgcgtccgtgcgtgcgtgcgtgcgtgtgtgcgtccgtccgttcacgcagatatctcagagatgcaagaagcgatttcattcaaacttggtacaaggattacttcatatgtcatacagatgcacgtcgatttgttttgtgatacgatccaatatggccgccaggcggccattttattacgattttttcatgtacagagccataactcagacatgtttcaaccgattttattcaaagttggtacaaggacattgaccaatgtcatagatatgcacgtcattttgttttgtgatacgatccaatatggccgccaggcggccattttattacgattttttcatgtacagagccataactcagacatgttttaactgattttattcaaagttggtacaaggacattgaccaatgtcatagatatgcacatcaatttgttttgtgatacaatccaatatggccgccaggcggccattttattacgatttttcatgtacagggccataactcagacatgtttcaaccgattttattcaaagttggtacaaggacattgaccaatgtcatagatatgcacatccatttgttttgtgatacaatccaatatggccgccaggcggccattttattacgattttttcatgtacagagccataactcagacatgtttcaaccgattttatcaaacgttggtacaaggacattgatcaatgtcatagatatgcatgttgatttgttttgtgatacgatccaatatggccgccaggcggccattttattacaatattttcatatacagtgccataactcagacatgttttaaccgattttattcaaagttggtacaaggacattgaccaatgtcatagatatgcatgtcaatttgttttgtgatacaatccaatatggctgctgtgtggccattttattacgattttttcatatgcagaggcataactcaggcatatctcaaccgattttttcaaagttggtacaaggacattgacctatgtcttacatatgtacgtcaatttgttatgtgatacgatccaatatggccgctaggcagccattttattacgatatttcatgtacagagcaataactcagacatgtttcaacggattttattcaaagttggtacaaggagatgactaatgtcatacatatgcatgtcaatttgttatgtgatacgatccaatatggctgccttgcggccattttattacgattttttcctgtcgagggccataatactctaaggcatatcttaaccgattttattcaaagttggtacaaggacattaacctatgtcatacatatgtatgtcaattgtttcttgatatgatccaatatggctgcatggcagccatttt contains the following coding sequences:
- the LOC139114981 gene encoding carnitine O-acetyltransferase-like, with amino-acid sequence MLSVVARNFFKQGAVTATKMTKPAQAPTKAPMIMKSYLSHQSTLPKLPVPPLQQTLYKYLLAVQPLLSEDEYTNTKQIVEEFGKPGRLGESLQMKLVQRAQKAESWLSEWWLNVAYLDFRSPVVVNLSPGVAFPLQDFADQKEQLRFASKLIAGVLDYKVMVDSENLPIDMMGGQPLCMDQYNYKILSSCRIPGPKRDSVVVYPGNKANALSTSYFLIQFFTLDVYYPSGRPLGIDELFAQLEKIINMSTKRARLVGILTTEHRNTWGKVYRKLRKLDKANKKILEAIERSIFVLCLDEHTINVPVDQRLSGLACQMLHGGGSAKNSGNRWADKTLQFIVGREGNCGISCEHSLADGPPMVSMLDHSLTFIEKVGNVPKSAPINLPDPKRLEFKVNDELLQDIEIAEQHLDTCYTIKGFLTSLHHRMVDDLQVHAIQFKPFGKNIPKANRMSPDAFIQVALQLAYYRIYSQPTATYELAKSASMRRYRLGRTDAVRSCTIDSVNFCKAMLNEKKTRSEKYRLLRKAVEAHKTYTNEALFGDVIDRHLLGLKLTAIESGLNVPEIFTDPAYQIAMHFKLSTSQVPSKFDLVMCFGPAVPDGYGVYYNPQETHINFTLSAFNTSPERDPQKLAISLAASLMEMQQLTIQSEGSKLFND